Below is a genomic region from Balaenoptera ricei isolate mBalRic1 chromosome 3, mBalRic1.hap2, whole genome shotgun sequence.
CCTCTTGGATTCTACAGGTTTAAGACTCTCTCGTTTTAAGCACTGTTCCAAGATTTTTCTCCCACTCGCAATACTAGGAATTTTAAGAACCCCTGGTTCTAAAATTATAAGTCTAAAATGTCGTAGGCGGGACCAAGGGCCTCCTTGTGCCCTGAGCTGATGCCAGGGTGGCTGGAGCTGGGGTCTCTAGGGGGAGCTTTATGCCCCCCACACCCCAAGCTGATGGGGTGTGGTCTGGCAGCCCCAGTTTTAGGGGGAGAGCAATGGATTTACCAGGAGGCGGATAGCAAACATtccaggagggggcgggggacTCCTGGCTCGGAGGCTAGAATGGGGTCACAAGGCAGCGTCAAGAAGCACAGGGCTGTCAGCTCAGAGCCATGGCTTCCttctcttggagcctcagtttcctcatctgaatatTGGGGCCAAGTGCTGCCCTCTTGAAGAGTTGTTAGCAGGGATGAGGAGGCACTGGGGCCCCAGCCACCGTCCTGTGCCAAGCATTTTCTTgggctctgccctctgcctggaacagtcTCCCTGGCCCTCTTCCCTCTAGGAGCCCCAGCTCACTCCTGGCCCAGCCGcagcagctggggagggggcctCAGGATgacacccacccacccctgccccgccATAGGGAAGGGGGGCCAGCTGCCTGCCCCAAACTCAGCTGCCCCAGGCCTGGCAGTGGCCGCGGCCCCAACACTTTCTCAATGAAAGGTATTTGGCAGTGGCGTCTGACACCTCATCACACCCAGCCTGGAAGCCAGCTTCTCCTGCCAGCTGCAGGGGGAACccccccactcctgctgctccccagGACCCCGACAGGCAGGCCCAGAGTCTGCATTGCCTTGGGCGGGGGCCTACCCCTCTGAGCTTCCCTCTCAGCTGAGGGTGTAGACACAGTAAGTCTGGATAAATGCTTATGCCCCTAGCTCCCAGGGGCCTCAAAGCATCTCCCCTCTCTTGTCCATCACAGCCTATCCAAGGAGAGGCTGGGGTACTGGCACCGGGGCCTCCAAACCTTGTCTCCAAGCACAGCCCTGGGGCCCACCCTCAGAGACTGGGGCTGATACCCTCGGGTTTGCCACATTCTCCCAGACCCTCCAGGCCCCTAAGTCTGGCCCCTGGGCAGGGGAAGATGTTCCCATGAAAGGCATGGCCTGAGCAAAAGTGTGAGTGAGGGCTGGAGAGGCTGGGGGTTGTCGGTTGGAGAGTTCTCCAGATGGACAAGAGCCAGCGGGCCATGTGGGCTGAGCACTGACTCCACAGGTGTGTCGGGGTCTGTGTGAACCTCTCTCCCCGCCAAGGCCAGGCCCTCTCTGGGCCCCCATTGCTGGCACAGAGGTGACACCTCTAAATGCTAGACAGGCAAATGGTAAGAGGggctggaggggcaggggtgggcaggtGGGCGAGCGGGCGGGTGATAGAAGGGGAAGTGGGCGgttgagtgggtgggtgggtgtgcagAAGGCCTGAGCAGGCCCTAGAATAAGGGAATACCCCGCACTCCAACTCCCTGCCATCATCACCCTTTCCGGGGGCAATCAGCCAGGCACagtgctccccactccaggcccCCAGAAACGCCACATCGATGCCTTCCAGGGACCGACGTCTACAGGCCAAGGGAGTCTCACGCGTGTTCTTGAGGGGACTGCTGGGTCACCCAGGGAGCCCCCGCTCCTGCCGGGATTCACTCCAAGGCCCAAGCAGCCCTTTGCCTCTCCTTTTTGGGACCTCAATTTCTCTGTctggaaagtgggggtgtggtcaGAACAGCACCTGCCCCATGGGGTGTCAGGACAACTTGCCTGGCCACGCGCACACAGAGCGCAAGCAAGTGATGGTTCTGCACCTCCAGACTGAGAGTCCTGGTGAGGTCAGAGGGCTCAGGACCATGGCCTTGGGCAGCCAAATCACCATGTGGTCAAGGCATGGCCAGGCCTCAGCCGGGTGTGACCCAGGGCAGGGCAGCTGTGGCCCCGGTGGAAGAAGTCCAGGGAAGCCTCAGTTCCTGCCTCCTGGGGCAAGCGGCCCTGCCAGGGCCTCTCCCTGCCCACAGTAGCCCCTGGGCATGTGGCCAGATAGGAGCCACTGACCACAGCCAAGCAAGGAGGATAAGGCCAGGGCAGCCGCTGCTACTGTGTTTTGCAGTCAGGGCTGCACAAGCCTGGGCTGCTCATGAGTCGGCTCTGCACACACATGTCGCAGATGCACTTCTGTGGGCATCGGTTGGGGCCCACGTGCCTGCCTGAGGAGTGTCCGGGGCTGCACGGGGGCCTGCAAGCCGCTTGCACACCCATGTCCGTATGTGCTTCAGGCCTGTTTCTGCCTGCCAAGGTGCACCTGGATCCAGCAGCCCCAGCCTCCATCCTTCTCTCCCCAAGACTGACACCAGGAGTTGGAAATGCAGCATCTTTAATTGAATCCCTGCCCCGACCCCCTGGGGAATCTCCAAGCACCAAACATATGAGAATTGTGCTCCCCAGCCCCAGAGCCAAGAAGCCTCTTCCCCAGACCTTCAATGGGCCATGTCCGGACCCCACACTCACACCTgttattatttattcaataaataaccCCAAGAACAAAACTCAGGGTAGAGGACCCAATAAAGCATCCAGCTCAGCACAGAAATCTGAAAGGGCAGATTATCTGAAATCAGGgtcaaaatatgaaatgaaatcaGAGCTGGCATGTGAGCTGGGAATgatcccctctgggcctcagtcggTCACCAGCCCCGACCATCACCCCAGGATGCTGGCTTCCACAGTCAGGACAAACTCCATTTCACGTCACACAGCAACAATTATCTGCCTGCGTTTCCACCATCGGACCTGACTGAAttctgggcaggggagggaagtACCCAGAAACCTGAAGAGACTTCCCAAGGACAGAGGAGTCTGGAGCAGGGCAGAGGAGTGAGGCTGGGGCCCAGGGTCACTGCTGGACCCTGCCACGGCGGGTGCGGAGGGGACCTGAGGCTCGTGCCTGTGCCCGGGCCACCTCGCCCATCTCCCTGCGGATGTCACCAAGAGCTGCCGATGGGGACTCCAGCAGCCTCTGGAAGAGGCTCGGCCGGCCCTCTGGTGTCTCCCGGCACTGAAAGGTGACGGCTGTGCCAGCATCGGCCTTCATCTCCCTGGAGAAGCCATCAGAGGAGCCATCGAAGCAGCGGCCGATGGCAATCTCCTTGGCCAGCCTTGGGCTTTGGTCAGTGACTGTATAGACACCATAGTTGTGACCCAGAGGGTCCAGCGGGGCCAGCATGGAGAAGGCAGCCAGGTCATCAGCGGGTGCAGCAGGGGGGTGCCGGGTCAAGTAATCCTGCAAGAGTCCGTTGACCTCCACGCGTCGGCAGCTGCCCTGGGGCATGATGGTCACCAGCGTCCTGTCCACCTGACTCTGGTCGAACAGCATCCCGCTGCACTTGAACTCCACGCAGGCGGCAGATGTGCTAGGGCGCTGGGGGTCTCGGACACTCCGGTCATCCCGCAGACCGTAGAGCTGGCCCTGGGTCCGAGGGTGACTGCCCCCCGAATTGTGGGAGCGGACCATGTATTCCTGGGGACCCTGGATCTTCACCTTGAGGAAGCAGGCCCTGAACTCCTGCGGGTTGGGCCACCACGCCAGGAGATCTCCAGTCCAGGAGGCCGGCACGCCCTCGCGGAAGGGGACCACGTTATACTCGTATTTTTCCATCTCCACGCGAGCAAAGCGGAAGTGGCTGGCGGTCACCGGGGCCTCCTGGCACTCCCGCAGGTTGCGCCACGGGTACACGGGGCCGTTGGCCTCGGTGGGGTCGCCGGACCTGGGTTTGGCGAGGTTGATGCGGAAGCCATTGCGTTTGAGGGAGGGGTCATCGTGGTCGGTCCGGCGGTAACCCAGCTTGTCTAGGTAGGGCTGGGCCACGCCCACGGTggccgggagggggcggggccgggagggGGCGGGCTCCAGCTCCTCCCCGCCCAGGGTGGCCGTGACCAGGGCGGTGTAGGCGTCTGGCCGGTCAGCATCGCAGAAGGCGGGGAGGCAGGCCCCGTTGGGACCAGTGACGGCGCTGTCGAAGCGGCCCCAGGCGCGGGGGTTGGCCGAGAAGCCGGGGGCAGGCTCCAGGTTGACCAGCGTGACCACCACGCCCTCCACCTGCTCGCTGGGGGTGAACTTTTCGTTGGCGTAGGCGCGCACCTTCACCAAGCAGCGGCGGCGCTCAGGCACGTCCAGGTTGAACAGACGCCGCTCCCGGATCTCCACGTTGCCCACCAGGAAGACCCGCTCCTCCCGGCGGACCCGTGAGGCCGCCGACCTCTCACGCTGGAAGCCGCTCTCCTCTTCCCACAAGCCCGTGTCAGGGTTCAGCGACCACAGCTTCAGGGCCTCCACGTGGCCGGCCATTCGGATCTGGCTGGCGGCCACACGCACGGCCACCGGCCCGGTCTGCAGCTGCTCTGCGGAGCCGGCAGCACGCAGGTCCACCGAGAACATGCCGTAGGTGCGCAGTGGAGCCAACTCCCCGTCACCGTCCACAAATCGCAGGTCACTGGGGGCGGCGGCCGCCGAGGTGACATTTCGGGGGTCCACGAATGTCACCCGGGCCTCCACAGCCCCTGCGTAGGGTTCACCATCAGCTCTACGGAAGGCTCTCGGCGGGATGACCAGCTCGCCTAAGGGGGCTTCGGCCTCCATCTCCCCGAGGGATATCGTGTTGCTCTGGCTGGCATCTAAGATGACAGGGGCTTTCTTGCGCATGGCCTTGACCTCATGGTACACGCCCGCACCTCGAGGGTCAAAAGGCAGGACCCTGACAGTGTCCACGAACTGGCCACTGGGATCCACGAAAGTAATCACCGGCCGCTGAGTGGAAGGTGCCACCTCAATGGTGAAGTCACCCTGGTAGGATGTGAAGCCAATGGGCTCCCGGCCCAGGAGGATCCGAGCAAAGCGCAAGGGCTCCCTAGAGTCAGCGGCCACCACACGTCCCCGGATCAGCCCCCGAAGGGGCAGACATTTCCGGCAGCCACATTCAGCCACTATCTTGACTGGGAGGATGTAGCCAGAGCAGTGGATCTTCCTGCTCTCCAGGCGGTGCACTGAGCAGCAGCGGGAGCCTGCATCCCCACATCGGGGGCTCGAgcctgcagggctggggcagagggtgtCAGGGCAAAGGCCCACGTCCAGGTAGATGGGGCCGCTGCCTGGCTGACCACAGTCGTCTGGAAGCTTGATCAGGTGTTCTCGGGGCTGGGGGTCACAGGCTGGCTGGCCTGGGGCTGTGGAGCAAGAAATCAGCCAGATCAGGGTAAGGGGGGGAACTCCATGGAGGCCAAGGTTGGGGGCCTAGATTGGGGTCAGAGGCTCAACCCGGGGGCTCAGTGGGAGCCTGGGATCCGACTAAGCAAGGTCAGAGATCAGTCTGAAGTTGGGCTTCCATTTAAAGTTGCGTTTTAGCTGGGGTTGGGGCTCAGTTTGGTGTCAGGGCTCGCTCAGGGTTGTGGGTAGGGTTGCTGAGGACGCTCACCAAGCACGGTGAGTTGGGCAGTGCCCGATCGCACGGCCCCAGCATCATTCCACGCTTTGCAGTGATAGGTGCCTGCCTGGTCTGGGTGAAGCCCATGCAGCTCCAGGTGGGTCCTGTACCTGTGCTTTCGCCTGTCCAGCAGGGTCCCGTTGTGGAACCTGGGTGGCGGGTGAGCAACACCATGAATGCCCTTGGCACGGGGGAGGGGCTGCATCCGTCCCGCCCCACGTGGAGCACAGGGAGGTTGCAGAGCAGCTTCCTCTGGGTCTCTGAGGCACCACACAGGCACTTGTGAGGCACTCACAAGTCTCTGAGTCTTCATGGGAAGCCCATTCCAACCCCAAAGCTGGGCGCGAGACCCTTGAGCATGGGGCAAGGCACTCACCAGGAGTATTTCTTGGGCATGGGGGTGCCCAAGGCTTTGCAGCAGAAGGTCACATTCTGGCCAGCCTCTCGAACTCGGGACTCCGGGTGCTTCACCAGGTAGGGCTTCTCTGGGGGCAGAGGCAGCAAAGGTCAGGGCCCTGCCCCATCCCAGCTTCTCCCAATGACCCTTCCCAAGAGCAGGGCCCCATCCTTTCCCTTACAGTGATACCCTGTTTCACTTGGGCCTTTTCTGATGACCCTCCCCTCACTCAGGTTCACCTCACATCTGCTGGAGACTGTGCCCTTAATGCTTAATCTTAATGCTTCCCTTTGCAACTCCACCTGTCACCTCACATCTTCTCCAATGACCGTTACACCTTATTTCTTGCCCcattggcctcactgtgcatcacaTCATCCCAAGTGCTTGGTGTCACCCTGAATTTCCTCCCCAGTTCCTCAGCCCCCTCATCCCTCTTGCCACGAGGCACTTACCCAACTTATTAAGGACAACAGTGACCACAGCAGAGTTGGAGCTcttggcctgggcctgggccatgCCTGCAGGGAAGCCATCCATTTGGGCACTGACATTGGCTCGGCTGCTGGCACAGACTCCAGGCACCCAGAAGGTTCCGTGGGCATGGCTAGTAGCCATGGTGCCAGGCCAGTCTCTCAAGGAGACCCTGGCTGTGGCAGCGGACGCCCAGAT
It encodes:
- the CILP2 gene encoding LOW QUALITY PROTEIN: cartilage intermediate layer protein 2 (The sequence of the model RefSeq protein was modified relative to this genomic sequence to represent the inferred CDS: inserted 1 base in 1 codon) gives rise to the protein MASLQILLCLCVAAAHLAGTRGTTTPEEPMVTAWGLEGSLLHPGQPSPALEDWEEASEWTSWFNVDHPGGDGDFESLAAIRFYYGPARVCPRPLALEARTTDWALPSDVGERVHLNPTRGFWCLNREQPRGRRCSNYHVRFRCPLEVTWGAWGPWGPCSGSCGPGRRLRRRRCPSPAADACPGRPLEAQKCVRPPCPGCGPNTCGCPDHILLGSVVTPSGRPLXTARVSLRDWPGTMATSHAHGTFWVPGVCASSRANVSAQMDGFPAGMAQAQAKSSNSAVVTVVLNKLEKPYLVKHPESRVREAGQNVTFCCKALGTPMPKKYSWFHNGTLLDRRKHRYRTHLELHGLHPDQAGTYHCKAWNDAGAVRSGTAQLTVLAPGQPACDPQPREHLIKLPDDCGQPGSGPIYLDVGLCPDTLCPSPAGSSPRCGDAGSRCCSVHRLESRKIHCSGYILPVKIVAECGCRKCLPLRGLIRGRVVAADSREPLRFARILLGREPIGFTSYQGDFTIEVAPSTQRPVITFVDPSGQFVDTVRVLPFDPRGAGVYHEVKAMRKKAPVILDASQSNTISLGEMEAEAPLGELVIPPRAFRRADGEPYAGAVEARVTFVDPRNVTSAAAAPSDLRFVDGDGELAPLRTYGMFSVDLRAAGSAEQLQTGPVAVRVAASQIRMAGHVEALKLWSLNPDTGLWEEESGFQRERSAASRVRREERVFLVGNVEIRERRLFNLDVPERRRCLVKVRAYANEKFTPSEQVEGVVVTLVNLEPAPGFSANPRAWGRFDSAVTGPNGACLPAFCDADRPDAYTALVTATLGGEELEPAPSRPRPLPATVGVAQPYLDKLGYRRTDHDDPSLKRNGFRINLAKPRSGDPTEANGPVYPWRNLRECQEAPVTASHFRFARVEMEKYEYNVVPFREGVPASWTGDLLAWWPNPQEFRACFLKVKIQGPQEYMVRSHNSGGSHPRTQGQLYGLRDDRSVRDPQRPSTSAACVEFKCSGMLFDQSQVDRTLVTIMPQGSCRRVEVNGLLQDYLTRHPPAAPADDLAAFSMLAPLDPLGHNYGVYTVTDQSPRLAKEIAIGRCFDGSSDGFSREMKADAGTAVTFQCRETPEGRPSLFQRLLESPSAALGDIRREMGEVARAQARASGPLRTRRGRVQQ